A region of Planococcus sp. MSAK28401 DNA encodes the following proteins:
- a CDS encoding N(5)-(carboxyethyl)ornithine synthase: protein MGFVISRKNNEKRRAILPADVKQVAHPERLYFEQGYGDVLGLTDEDYRAVGVNIATRDEVLSCDAIVDVKLGFADYFDQLEDGKLLIGWAHAIQDVKFTDGAIAGKHTVVAWEELFEGGRYIFYRNREVAGEAAVLQAYQHCGKMPYETRVAILGNGHTAKGAMRILHGLGADVDVYGRRAEALFREKMVDYDVLVNCIMWDTTRTDRIIYREDLKRLKKGAMIIDVSCDPELEIETSTPTTIDNPVYTVDGVIHYAVDNTPAMFPHTITKVLSNGFAPMLDELLEGHMSEMVQRAIVIEDGIIKDQRITEFRQARGMAI from the coding sequence ATGGGATTTGTAATTAGCCGCAAGAATAACGAGAAGCGGCGGGCGATTTTGCCGGCAGATGTGAAGCAGGTGGCCCATCCGGAGCGCTTGTATTTTGAGCAAGGCTACGGTGATGTGCTGGGGCTGACAGATGAGGATTATCGGGCGGTGGGCGTGAATATTGCCACGCGTGATGAGGTCTTGTCTTGTGATGCGATTGTCGATGTGAAACTGGGTTTTGCGGATTATTTCGATCAATTGGAAGACGGCAAGTTGTTGATCGGCTGGGCGCATGCGATCCAGGATGTTAAGTTCACTGACGGCGCCATTGCCGGCAAGCATACGGTCGTCGCTTGGGAAGAGTTATTTGAAGGCGGACGTTATATTTTCTATCGCAACCGTGAAGTGGCAGGCGAAGCGGCTGTGCTGCAGGCTTATCAGCATTGTGGCAAGATGCCGTACGAGACGCGTGTCGCGATTCTCGGCAACGGCCATACCGCTAAAGGCGCGATGCGCATCCTTCACGGATTGGGTGCGGATGTGGATGTTTACGGCCGCCGCGCTGAAGCGTTGTTCCGCGAGAAGATGGTGGATTACGATGTGCTTGTCAACTGCATCATGTGGGACACGACGCGCACCGACCGCATCATCTACCGTGAAGATTTGAAGCGTTTAAAAAAAGGCGCGATGATCATTGACGTCAGCTGCGATCCGGAACTCGAGATCGAGACTTCGACGCCGACAACGATCGACAACCCGGTCTACACAGTAGACGGCGTCATCCATTATGCCGTCGACAACACGCCGGCGATGTTCCCGCATACGATCACGAAAGTGCTCAGCAACGGCTTTGCGCCAATGCTCGATGAATTGCTTGAAGGCCATATGTCCGAAATGGTTCAACGTGCCATTGTCATCGAAGACGGCATCATCAAAGACCAGCGCATTACCGAATTCCGCCAAGCGCGTGGAATGGCAATTTAA
- a CDS encoding TIGR04104 family putative zinc finger protein, producing MPHCENCGTKWNWADTLKIGFKNNKKCTNCGERQYVVPDLSLKTYILYLLPVITLIVLNILFEFSTGLFIALATPYILVAIVFMPYTIKLSTKQKPIW from the coding sequence ATGCCTCATTGCGAAAACTGCGGAACTAAGTGGAACTGGGCCGACACGTTAAAAATCGGCTTCAAAAACAATAAAAAATGTACGAATTGCGGGGAACGACAATACGTCGTGCCTGATCTCAGCCTCAAAACTTACATACTGTATCTTTTGCCTGTAATCACCTTAATCGTATTAAATATTCTCTTTGAGTTTTCGACGGGCCTTTTCATAGCACTGGCAACCCCTTATATACTCGTTGCCATTGTTTTCATGCCTTATACAATTAAACTCTCAACAAAGCAAAAACCCATCTGGTAA
- a CDS encoding tetratricopeptide repeat protein, whose product MMATVHIETADDLVRVIGELWKKKSLKAAKEFLTSIPNEEEFYRLIRMADESDLYGYSNLLSTASYKRFGTLRSFAWHCVRFMENGRSLEAEEKILARLQGIHADSYQDEELIHAHHVLMKVYCQLNRIPEAAEQLARLQELGGARPDQEAFFALHSGDWDGAENILVRALPDTNSRWSTSIHLLYADLLAMRGAPARSLELLIGAAEEFPKVHAFHTEQIGRLHQLGRFEEALAEMEAAVEQNPYHSRKKLFIHLTAHCLYELERFDALQQWVAKHPQELKDSLYTKVEINPNGKYKKLSLTPEVQKLNYCVPASLSLILQAFGKPATQDDIAAHVFDVTGSKLQTTMSYMETLGFTARYFKGTIERYKTFIDAGVPVLLSMMIENSAHVQVVVGYDDRLQALVIQDPNDLGPFLVAYDEVPKMFRMTDSLSMAFVDDGRKELLEILNDADHLFFTEIYALLDVEPINEPQFVDFLEQHEEQRYAAAIGLTMALAGKSVEWHEQWLEQLRAEFDAHDAELELLEAHLYFQKDQGQKALSALREPAHARSPYALFLKAAISMNEGKVEQAIPLVKRSIELDHYQPLAYSHLARCYLEGGRIFQAYKWSKIAIGQLPEDMYAQITHALIQYEYGAVEQAYRRFTELSQTHPDDGYFLYEMGRCLQALDKTEEALDSYRQALALDSEQPFAYLRIAELYMEKERWVEAQQIIEEGLKNKLDQDILHVYLGHIAIEQEQFDQAEAAYRRAYELDPKDLFTPVHIAQALYGQKRSTEALAFLKQDMERADAGYRMRAADLILEQSEDLASAGEALKIIEDGFKLAEGEELYMLAERYSEFGAAPSLRHRVIAGLKELRKAGDPQILCLEAELHELAGNARFAKHLYEAAGDIPLALFKQGQLAETSGAIARATALYERAAGQEAGYAPALGGLVRCYRESGKNQKAFAAALDFIAAEPLSAVLPDLAELAASPAEIEKLNRLLDRIEDQVPAEWLYAAQAHVQEAAGELDKAETQFLQAVKEPGAFASRFQYVQFLNRHGEHKRALDELKKLLVETPEEEELYGEYVLTLEELGKIPFLKRNLQKWLPADAQATAYELAGSVMMNRLEQLEEDPPAGFIKRMRHRSKRLMFASTIITLCETAAKLAPDREDPAIQLAQFYLNRGMAQEAVDELKPYAKTKAPGEAQRMLIFAELQLAEESGKPKFYESVMNRLETYKKTTPLDAEMLAWWGEALEIQEDIPGALEKLDAAIALEPFNPDLYIRKWNALESLDSEMRIELEDSLPEEMHYAEWLILARASSYSTKRHGQRAKEMVEPLLADMPGFVPAKYELARAQAARHQPLAAKTILKELLETEEASAIWEMAVEEDLFASFLVELSSP is encoded by the coding sequence ATGATGGCGACTGTTCACATTGAGACAGCGGATGATTTGGTTCGCGTCATTGGGGAGTTATGGAAGAAGAAATCGCTAAAAGCGGCAAAGGAGTTTTTAACAAGTATCCCAAATGAAGAGGAATTCTATCGCTTGATCCGCATGGCGGATGAATCGGATTTATATGGCTATAGCAATTTACTGTCGACGGCAAGTTATAAACGCTTTGGCACGTTGCGGTCATTTGCCTGGCATTGCGTGCGTTTTATGGAAAATGGGCGCAGCCTGGAAGCGGAAGAGAAGATTCTCGCTCGGCTGCAAGGCATTCATGCCGATAGTTATCAAGACGAAGAATTGATACACGCGCATCATGTATTGATGAAGGTCTATTGCCAGTTGAATCGTATCCCGGAAGCTGCCGAGCAATTGGCACGCCTGCAAGAGCTCGGCGGTGCACGACCGGATCAGGAAGCATTTTTCGCTCTCCATAGCGGAGACTGGGACGGCGCAGAGAACATTTTGGTACGGGCACTTCCGGATACGAACAGCCGTTGGAGTACAAGCATTCACCTTTTGTATGCAGACCTACTAGCGATGCGTGGGGCCCCGGCCCGTTCGCTGGAGTTATTGATCGGGGCTGCTGAGGAGTTCCCGAAAGTCCATGCTTTCCACACGGAACAGATTGGAAGATTGCATCAGTTGGGCCGTTTTGAAGAAGCCTTGGCTGAGATGGAAGCGGCGGTCGAGCAGAACCCTTATCATTCGCGTAAAAAGCTGTTTATTCATTTGACAGCACATTGCTTGTACGAATTGGAACGCTTCGATGCACTGCAGCAATGGGTCGCCAAGCATCCCCAGGAATTGAAAGACAGTCTTTATACCAAAGTCGAGATCAACCCGAACGGCAAGTATAAAAAACTCTCGTTGACCCCCGAAGTGCAGAAACTTAATTATTGTGTCCCTGCCTCACTATCGTTGATTTTGCAAGCATTCGGCAAGCCGGCGACGCAAGACGACATCGCTGCGCACGTCTTTGATGTGACGGGTTCGAAATTGCAGACGACCATGTCCTATATGGAGACGCTCGGCTTTACTGCCCGCTACTTTAAAGGGACGATTGAGCGCTATAAAACTTTCATCGATGCCGGCGTTCCCGTGCTGCTCAGCATGATGATCGAAAACAGCGCCCATGTGCAGGTCGTGGTTGGATACGATGACCGCTTGCAAGCTTTGGTCATTCAAGACCCGAATGATTTGGGCCCGTTCCTCGTTGCCTACGACGAAGTGCCGAAAATGTTCCGCATGACGGATTCGCTGAGCATGGCGTTTGTGGACGATGGCCGTAAGGAATTGCTGGAAATACTGAATGATGCAGATCACCTGTTCTTTACGGAAATTTATGCGCTTCTTGATGTCGAGCCGATCAATGAACCGCAATTTGTCGATTTTTTGGAGCAGCACGAAGAACAGCGCTATGCAGCGGCCATCGGATTGACGATGGCGCTTGCCGGCAAGTCCGTCGAGTGGCACGAACAATGGTTGGAGCAGCTGAGAGCTGAGTTCGATGCCCACGATGCGGAATTGGAATTATTGGAAGCGCATCTATATTTCCAAAAAGACCAAGGCCAAAAAGCGTTGTCCGCTTTGCGGGAACCAGCACATGCCAGAAGCCCGTATGCATTGTTTTTAAAAGCGGCCATTTCCATGAATGAAGGAAAAGTGGAGCAAGCGATTCCTTTAGTGAAACGATCGATTGAACTCGACCATTACCAGCCCCTCGCCTATAGCCATTTGGCGCGCTGCTATTTGGAAGGCGGGCGCATTTTCCAGGCTTATAAATGGTCGAAAATCGCAATTGGCCAATTGCCGGAAGACATGTACGCACAAATTACCCACGCCCTCATCCAATATGAATACGGTGCTGTCGAGCAGGCTTACCGCCGCTTTACGGAGTTGAGCCAAACTCATCCGGACGATGGCTACTTCCTCTATGAAATGGGCCGCTGCCTGCAGGCATTGGATAAAACGGAAGAAGCACTGGACAGCTATCGCCAAGCACTCGCTTTGGATTCGGAACAGCCTTTTGCCTATTTGCGCATAGCCGAGCTGTACATGGAAAAAGAGCGCTGGGTGGAGGCGCAACAGATTATCGAAGAAGGTTTAAAGAATAAATTGGATCAAGATATCCTTCATGTTTATCTGGGCCATATCGCAATTGAGCAGGAGCAGTTTGATCAAGCAGAGGCCGCTTACAGGCGTGCTTATGAATTAGATCCCAAAGATTTATTCACACCCGTCCACATCGCACAAGCTTTATACGGCCAAAAGCGCAGCACCGAAGCATTAGCATTTTTAAAGCAAGACATGGAACGGGCAGATGCCGGCTACCGGATGCGTGCCGCTGACTTGATCCTAGAACAATCGGAGGATCTGGCATCTGCTGGGGAAGCATTGAAAATCATCGAAGACGGCTTCAAGCTTGCTGAAGGGGAAGAGTTGTACATGCTCGCTGAACGCTATAGCGAGTTTGGGGCTGCCCCGAGTTTGCGGCACAGGGTCATCGCCGGATTGAAAGAGTTGCGAAAAGCCGGTGACCCGCAGATTCTGTGTTTGGAAGCAGAACTTCATGAATTGGCTGGGAATGCACGTTTTGCAAAACATCTCTACGAGGCGGCTGGAGATATCCCGTTGGCTCTCTTCAAACAAGGCCAGCTAGCCGAAACGAGTGGCGCGATCGCAAGGGCCACTGCATTGTATGAACGGGCGGCTGGACAGGAAGCTGGATATGCACCGGCTCTGGGCGGGTTAGTGCGCTGCTATAGAGAGAGTGGGAAAAACCAAAAAGCATTTGCGGCAGCGCTGGATTTTATCGCAGCTGAACCTTTATCCGCTGTCTTGCCAGATTTGGCCGAATTGGCCGCAAGCCCAGCTGAGATAGAAAAATTAAACCGCTTGCTCGACCGAATCGAGGACCAGGTGCCGGCTGAATGGCTATATGCTGCACAGGCCCACGTCCAAGAAGCAGCGGGTGAATTGGACAAGGCGGAGACACAATTTTTGCAGGCAGTTAAAGAACCGGGTGCTTTTGCTTCCCGTTTTCAATATGTGCAATTTTTGAATCGCCACGGCGAGCATAAACGTGCGCTGGACGAGCTCAAGAAGCTGCTTGTGGAAACGCCTGAAGAAGAGGAATTGTACGGCGAATACGTGCTGACACTGGAAGAGCTCGGAAAGATTCCCTTCCTCAAGCGCAATTTGCAGAAATGGTTGCCGGCAGATGCACAGGCCACTGCCTATGAATTGGCAGGCAGTGTGATGATGAACCGGCTTGAACAGCTGGAGGAAGATCCGCCAGCCGGATTCATCAAGCGCATGCGCCATCGCAGCAAACGATTGATGTTTGCCAGCACTATCATCACGCTTTGCGAAACTGCAGCCAAGCTTGCACCAGATCGTGAAGACCCAGCGATCCAACTTGCGCAATTTTATTTAAACCGCGGCATGGCACAGGAAGCGGTCGATGAATTAAAGCCATACGCGAAAACGAAAGCCCCTGGAGAAGCGCAGCGAATGCTGATTTTTGCCGAACTTCAATTGGCGGAAGAAAGCGGAAAACCGAAATTTTATGAGTCCGTCATGAACCGCTTGGAAACCTACAAAAAAACGACGCCGCTTGATGCCGAAATGCTGGCTTGGTGGGGCGAGGCGCTGGAAATTCAAGAGGATATTCCGGGAGCGCTTGAAAAATTGGATGCCGCCATTGCACTGGAACCATTCAATCCGGATCTTTATATTCGCAAATGGAATGCTTTGGAGTCCCTGGATTCTGAAATGCGCATTGAATTGGAGGATAGCCTGCCGGAAGAAATGCACTACGCGGAATGGCTGATCCTCGCCCGGGCGTCAAGCTATTCGACGAAACGCCACGGGCAGCGGGCAAAAGAGATGGTCGAGCCGTTGCTTGCGGATATGCCAGGCTTTGTGCCGGCGAAGTATGAATTGGCCCGCGCACAAGCTGCACGCCATCAGCCACTGGCCGCAAAGACGATTCTAAAGGAACTACTCGAGACGGAAGAGGCTTCCGCGATTTGGGAGATGGCAGTGGAAGAGGACCTATTTGCTTCATTTCTTGTGGAGCTTTCTAGTCCATAA
- a CDS encoding TIGR04104 family putative zinc finger protein: MPNCQNCGFKWSWSDMIKVALKGNMPCPNCQKDQYVKSGRNLFGAFLTMMPFVLLYSYLTSDFGFSWPLAITAFAFIMTLSTVMGPFFYRLSNTKESI; encoded by the coding sequence ATGCCAAATTGCCAAAACTGCGGTTTTAAATGGAGTTGGAGCGATATGATCAAAGTTGCCCTGAAAGGAAACATGCCTTGTCCGAATTGCCAAAAAGACCAATACGTCAAAAGCGGCCGGAATCTCTTCGGGGCGTTTTTGACGATGATGCCATTTGTGCTGCTGTATTCCTATCTTACTTCCGATTTCGGTTTCAGCTGGCCTTTGGCAATCACCGCGTTCGCCTTTATTATGACGCTTAGTACAGTCATGGGGCCATTCTTCTATAGATTATCGAATACGAAAGAAAGTATTTAA
- a CDS encoding TIGR04104 family putative zinc finger protein → MPHCQNCGYQWNWKDMFKLNLKAKQECRNCDTLQYPTYQSHFWSYMLFLIPFVLVFNYVRIYMEAGWAILILIFLVHITLALLVIPFLLKLSNTKHSF, encoded by the coding sequence ATGCCTCACTGTCAAAATTGCGGATACCAGTGGAACTGGAAAGACATGTTCAAGCTCAACCTTAAAGCAAAGCAAGAATGTCGAAATTGCGACACTCTCCAATATCCAACATATCAATCGCATTTCTGGAGCTATATGCTGTTCCTCATTCCTTTTGTTCTGGTGTTCAATTACGTCCGTATCTATATGGAAGCGGGTTGGGCGATTCTTATCCTTATCTTTTTGGTGCATATAACGCTTGCTTTATTAGTAATTCCATTTTTGCTCAAGTTATCGAATACGAAACATAGTTTTTAA
- the lexA gene encoding transcriptional repressor LexA, protein MKLNMEQRRIVEVEPGGPMLVKGVAGSGKTTVAIRRIHFLMDHYCHEEDDQILLVTYNKTLLNYIKFQYERLADAAAGEAERLFSSNAEVKIATIDSLMYGQFMKYLRRTNRKLSIAPAEKEWQVLTKAIHEVKKSHPDVKLLTPKNQKFLKDEAEWITACTMTDIETYQSVDRIGRASGNSGTPQKLLKNSPTREAVFEVARLYREFLGKEGLVSFKQMNELALEEMRRSNGGKYTHIIIDESQDLTRVQLEFLKELYKEKTHSSLMFVADNTQSIYPDSWLGKGRPYTTIGYDMSGKSRTLSKNYRTTTEISQAAFDLIEADETIQSNVDFVKPALIDRHGHPPIYQFFMQPEQQVAFLAAEIERLRGDYRLSEMCIVARGKRSVESAAADLAAKGISCEILQSNEPDFESDKVKLVTMHSIKGLEFKVIFLIDLNQGVIPQELYDDAEDQKTIDSDERKLLYVGMTRANELLYMSSVKKPSKFIKEIDRKHLRLRKDAALRPFESISMTEYRLADQLIDLHSKEELTRQWLLRELHETYSYPYEMMQLEYPVQQFSKKGYCDIAVEIYVDGVPRPYIIAEVKRFGTGIDDAVTQLKSYLEADGQAFYGIATDGLSVKIIDRKGEEVQDLPKCQPRFLPDTKQRSLYKNLKNGRDYEYAQEPGADIEVREAGEDVLIQVHELAEVPLIGNVAAGIPALASENYETAHSLPRDWLVSPKDSFLLTVTGDSMIGAGIDKGDMVVVHQQNTASNGDIVIAVIDGEATMKKYMPMGSEILLVAENPEFEPIMMRSEDVYINGRVIGVMKK, encoded by the coding sequence ATGAAATTGAATATGGAGCAACGGCGCATTGTGGAAGTGGAGCCGGGCGGGCCGATGTTGGTAAAAGGGGTGGCCGGATCTGGCAAGACAACGGTGGCGATTCGGAGGATTCATTTTTTGATGGATCATTATTGTCACGAGGAAGATGACCAGATTTTATTGGTAACGTATAACAAGACTTTGCTCAATTACATAAAATTTCAATACGAGCGTTTGGCGGATGCGGCTGCAGGAGAGGCGGAGCGGCTGTTTTCATCGAACGCAGAAGTGAAGATCGCGACGATCGATTCACTCATGTACGGGCAATTTATGAAATACTTGCGGCGCACGAACCGCAAGCTGTCCATTGCACCAGCAGAAAAGGAATGGCAAGTACTCACGAAGGCAATCCACGAAGTGAAGAAATCCCATCCGGATGTGAAGCTGTTGACGCCGAAAAACCAAAAGTTCTTGAAAGATGAGGCGGAATGGATTACGGCATGTACGATGACGGATATCGAGACCTACCAATCGGTCGACCGTATCGGGCGGGCTTCTGGAAATAGCGGGACGCCGCAAAAATTATTGAAAAATTCGCCGACCCGTGAAGCGGTGTTTGAAGTAGCGAGATTATACCGTGAATTTCTGGGAAAAGAAGGACTCGTTTCATTCAAGCAAATGAACGAACTGGCGCTTGAGGAAATGAGGCGTTCGAACGGCGGCAAGTATACCCATATCATCATTGACGAAAGCCAGGATTTGACGCGTGTGCAGCTTGAATTCCTGAAAGAGCTGTATAAGGAAAAGACTCATTCTTCGCTGATGTTTGTGGCGGACAATACGCAAAGCATTTACCCGGATTCCTGGCTCGGCAAAGGGCGGCCGTATACGACGATCGGCTATGACATGAGCGGGAAATCACGGACTTTGAGCAAGAACTACCGGACGACGACGGAGATTTCGCAAGCTGCGTTCGATTTGATCGAAGCGGACGAAACCATCCAGTCGAACGTCGATTTCGTCAAGCCGGCACTCATCGACCGGCACGGCCACCCGCCGATTTACCAGTTCTTCATGCAGCCCGAGCAGCAAGTGGCCTTTCTCGCCGCAGAAATCGAGCGGCTGCGAGGCGATTACCGCTTATCGGAAATGTGCATCGTCGCACGCGGCAAACGCTCGGTCGAAAGCGCCGCCGCGGATTTAGCGGCTAAAGGCATTTCGTGCGAGATCCTCCAAAGCAATGAGCCGGATTTTGAATCAGATAAAGTGAAGCTGGTGACGATGCATTCGATCAAAGGCCTGGAATTCAAAGTGATTTTCCTTATCGATTTGAATCAAGGCGTCATTCCGCAGGAGCTTTACGATGATGCCGAAGACCAGAAGACGATCGATTCCGATGAACGCAAGCTATTGTACGTCGGCATGACGCGCGCGAATGAACTCTTGTATATGTCGTCGGTGAAAAAGCCGTCGAAATTCATTAAGGAAATCGACCGCAAGCATTTGCGCCTAAGAAAAGACGCAGCGCTTCGCCCGTTCGAATCCATCAGCATGACCGAGTACCGCTTGGCTGATCAATTGATCGATTTGCATTCCAAAGAGGAATTGACCCGTCAATGGCTCCTCCGTGAACTCCATGAAACCTACAGCTACCCGTATGAGATGATGCAGCTCGAATACCCGGTCCAACAGTTTTCGAAAAAAGGCTATTGTGATATCGCGGTCGAAATTTATGTAGACGGCGTGCCGCGGCCATATATTATCGCTGAAGTGAAACGTTTCGGAACAGGCATCGATGACGCGGTGACTCAATTGAAAAGTTATTTGGAAGCGGATGGCCAGGCGTTCTACGGCATCGCGACGGACGGCTTATCGGTGAAGATCATCGACCGAAAAGGCGAAGAAGTGCAGGACTTGCCGAAATGCCAGCCGCGCTTTTTGCCGGACACGAAGCAGCGCAGCTTATATAAAAACTTGAAGAACGGCCGCGATTACGAGTACGCCCAAGAACCGGGTGCGGACATCGAAGTGCGTGAAGCGGGCGAAGACGTATTGATTCAGGTGCATGAATTGGCGGAAGTGCCGCTCATTGGAAACGTCGCTGCCGGCATTCCTGCGCTTGCTTCTGAAAATTACGAGACCGCGCACAGTTTGCCGCGCGACTGGCTTGTCTCGCCGAAAGACAGTTTCTTGCTGACGGTGACAGGTGACAGCATGATCGGCGCCGGCATCGATAAAGGCGATATGGTCGTCGTCCACCAGCAAAACACGGCATCGAACGGTGACATCGTCATCGCGGTCATCGACGGCGAAGCGACGATGAAAAAGTATATGCCGATGGGCAGCGAGATCTTGCTCGTCGCGGAAAACCCCGAATTTGAACCGATCATGATGCGCAGTGAAGACGTCTACATCAACGGACGGGTCATTGGTGTAATGAAAAAATAG
- a CDS encoding REP-associated tyrosine transposase has product MTRRREFNPDSYYHVIMRGNNRQPIFSTKEDMNELKRAFLYTHERYPFTILAWCFMTNHYHILIKPKEDSLSKIMSMINRRYSYSYSKRYNHVGRIYQKRFFAKEIASAHGLLVVSSYIHRNPIQTSTPLVARLAHYPYSSFPYYWDEDLPAPPFLDRYFLSTLMPFPHEKTNAAYCQYCLKYRQKVEEDMKTEELEAPEI; this is encoded by the coding sequence ATGACGAGAAGACGCGAGTTCAACCCCGATTCCTATTACCACGTCATCATGCGCGGCAACAACCGGCAGCCCATTTTCAGCACAAAAGAAGATATGAACGAATTAAAACGCGCCTTTTTATACACCCACGAGCGCTATCCGTTCACCATTCTCGCCTGGTGTTTCATGACCAACCATTATCATATTTTGATTAAACCGAAAGAGGATTCGCTCAGCAAAATTATGAGCATGATCAACCGCCGCTATAGCTACTCCTACAGCAAGCGCTACAATCATGTCGGGCGCATCTATCAAAAGCGCTTTTTCGCGAAGGAAATCGCTTCGGCGCATGGCTTATTGGTCGTCAGCAGCTACATCCACCGAAACCCCATTCAGACATCCACGCCACTGGTCGCGCGCCTTGCGCATTATCCGTATAGCTCGTTTCCGTATTATTGGGACGAAGATCTGCCAGCTCCTCCGTTTTTAGATCGCTACTTTCTCTCCACGCTGATGCCATTTCCTCACGAAAAAACGAACGCGGCTTATTGCCAATATTGCTTGAAGTATCGACAGAAAGTGGAAGAAGACATGAAGACAGAAGAGCTTGAAGCGCCTGAAATATAG